The genome window TAGTCGACGACAACAGGACTGAGCACGGCATTGGCCACCGTCGTCGAAAAGCGCTCATGCTCGAAGATCTCGGGCATGACTTCGGATGAGATCGAGACGGGCAAGCCGGGGATCTCCTCGCGGATGATGGCGCGCATGCGGCGCTCGTTCTCGCCATTGACGAAGGCGTTCATGAAGCAGACCGACACCGCCTTAACGCCTCGCCGCTTGAGGATGCGCGCCACCCGCCGTGCATCCTCCTCATCGAGCGGTGTCACGACTTTGCCGGCCGCATCGACGCGTTCGGAAACCGTCAGGCGGTCCTTGCGCGGCACATAGGGCTTGGCGACATCCTTATAGGCATCCCAGAGATCCTGCTTGTTGGCGCGGCGGATCTCGATCACGTCGCGGAAGCCCTCGGTGCAGATCATGGCGGTGCGTGGCAGTCGGCGGGTGATCAGCGCATTGGTGGCGACGGTCGTGCCATGCGAGAACATCGAGACCTGCGAAAGGTCGACCTTGGCATGTTCCACGCCGGATATGATCCCGTCGATCGGATCCGGCGTCGAGGATGTCTTCTCGATGCGGATCTCGCCTGTCGTTTCGTCGAGGATGCAGATGTCGGTAAACGTACCGCCGACATCCACCGCAACGCGGATATTTTCCATTTTATCTTCCTTTCAATGGACAAGCGTCTGCCATCGCTGGCGCAACCTGTGCCGCTTGCATGCAGAATTTCGATTTTGGCAGGGGACCGCCGGCAGGCGGTCAGCTAGGTATCATGGTCAACAGATGGCGTTCTGCCGATATTGCAGGCGCGCCTCGCTCGGCGAGCGGCCGAAATAAGACCGATAATGCTTGGAAAACTGCGACTGGTCGGAGAAGCCCCAATTATAGGCGATTTCCGAAATCGTCAGCTGCGAACTCTTCTTGCGTAGTTCCTCATCGCACATCAGAAGCCGCTGTTCGCGGATCCATTCGCAGATCGACCTTCCGCTGTCGGTGAACAGCCGCTGCAGATATCTCAGCGAGATCCCGCAGCGATCAGCGATGTCCTGGGGCAGCAGTTCCTGCTTGTGGAGCTGGTTGCGGATGAATTGCTCGGCCCGGAAGAGATGCGCCGACCGGACGGAGCTGAGATTGCTGCTGAGCACGCGCTCGTCGCCCTGGATCGCCATACACAGCAAATCGACCAGATGCTGGCCGACCACTTCATGCGCGGTCCCGTCCATCTCGTTCAAGCGGCGGGCGCTCGACCGCACTGCATCGACAAAATAGGCGCCGACGCCCTTGGTGGCATCGAAGGAAAGCGCCGTAAGCCGTTCCGGCGGCCCGACACGGGCCCGGAGCGTCGAGCTCGGCACTTTCAGGACCCATACCGCATTCGGGCCCGGATGACTGAACTCGTAAGGGGCATCCCCGCGTTCGAGCACGAAGCCTCCAGGTGCGCAGGAAACCTCGCGCCCGTCCTGGGCAAAGTTGATGCTGGCAATATCCGGAATGGTGACCAGGAAGCTCTTTTCGCGTTCGGCGACGATCTGGCGCTCGTGGCGCTTATAGAGGATCGCCTCGCATTTGATCCGCGACAGCGATAAATTCCCCATCGACCAGCATTGCAGATCGCCGGTGAACCGATCCTCGTCACGATATTTGAGGTCGAGCGGGAAATAAGTATTGGAGATAACATCCTGCCAATAGCTTCCGCGAGCCAGCGAACTGGAATTGGCCGTCGAAAACAGCATTGCCTCATCCTCCTGTGCGAAGGCGGCGGCCGGCTTTGCCGGTCTCACCGATATTGTTCCCATTCTTGTTGCCCCGACGATAACATGTATTTGCTTGGTGTCTTGTCGCTATGCGCATTAAATCTCGGCGATCTTGGCATATGGACGGCCATTTCCGCCGCCTGAACGGCGATTGGAGCCCAACTTCAGTACCGAAAATTGCAGATCGGCCGATACACCGCCTGTTGATAGGTAAATCTCACGCGCGCGTATATCTATTCATAAATCCGGACAGTATAGACGGCCAAACCGGGCCTACCGGCCCATGCGGCTGTGCGCATTCGAACCAGAGTTTGTTCGCGCAGCAATGATGTATTTCACGGGCTCTCTGCTAGGCTAGCAAGCGTTGCACATGGTGATGACGGTATCGAATTCGTCAACCGCACTTTGACGTGCGAATGCCAGGGAAGGCATTTTATACTTTCCGCACGCTTAGTGAAAATTGATGCACATAAATATAATTCAAAATAAAATAGGTGGAACACATGAAACGCACAAGTATGAATAAGGTGATGTTGTCAGGTCTCCTGGCACTTTTCCACCCCACTCTGTCCTATGCCGGGGATATCTGGCCGTTCGACGTGACGGATGTCGTCTCCGGCAAGACCGTTCCCTATCAGGGCCTCGATAAGGCGTCGAAGAAATGGCACATCTGCGTGCTGTTCCCGCATATGAAGGACAGCTATTGGGTCGGCGTCGACTACGGTATCGCCGACCAGGCGAAACAGCTCGGCATCAAGGCAACGATCTTTCAGGCGGGCGGTTACACCGAAGCTGCCAAGCAGGTGGCGCAGTACAATGACTGCGTGGCGCTCGGCGTCGACGCCATCGTCATCGGCGCGATTTCGGAAGCTGGTCTCGCCAAGAGCATGACCGAGGGCAAGGCAAAGGGCATCGTCCAGGTCGGCGTGATCAATCCGCTGCAGGGCGACGTGGCCGACGCCAAGATTTACGCCAATTACGATGTCGCGGCCGAAGCCGGCGCGAAATTCCTCGCCGACAAGTTCAAGGGCAATGCCGACCACGTCAAGCTGCTGCATTTCCCCGGGCCGCAGGGATCGGGCTGGGCGGAAGCCTCGACCGAGGGCGTCAAGCGCGGCATTGAAGGCTCGAAAATCGACCTTTTGGACGCCAAGTATGGCGACACCGGCAAGAGCATCCAGTTGCAGTTGGTGGAGGATGCGCTGCAGACCTATGACGATATCAGCATCATCTACGGCACGGCGGTCACCGCCGAAGTCGCCAAGCAGGCGCTGCAGGAAGCCGGCGTCGACCGGGATATCACGGTTGCCTCCTATTATTCCAACGAGGGCATCGTCGATCTCGTGAAGAAGGGCGAAGTCAGCGCCACCGTCACGGAATCGCCGGTGATGGAAGCCCGCATCGCCGTGGACCTCGCTGTCCGCATTCTTGAAAAGAAGGAGCACTACAAGCATCTCAATCCGGCGATGAGCATTGTG of Rhizobium sp. BT04 contains these proteins:
- a CDS encoding helix-turn-helix domain-containing protein gives rise to the protein MGTISVRPAKPAAAFAQEDEAMLFSTANSSSLARGSYWQDVISNTYFPLDLKYRDEDRFTGDLQCWSMGNLSLSRIKCEAILYKRHERQIVAEREKSFLVTIPDIASINFAQDGREVSCAPGGFVLERGDAPYEFSHPGPNAVWVLKVPSSTLRARVGPPERLTALSFDATKGVGAYFVDAVRSSARRLNEMDGTAHEVVGQHLVDLLCMAIQGDERVLSSNLSSVRSAHLFRAEQFIRNQLHKQELLPQDIADRCGISLRYLQRLFTDSGRSICEWIREQRLLMCDEELRKKSSQLTISEIAYNWGFSDQSQFSKHYRSYFGRSPSEARLQYRQNAIC
- the torT gene encoding TMAO reductase system periplasmic protein TorT, whose translation is MKRTSMNKVMLSGLLALFHPTLSYAGDIWPFDVTDVVSGKTVPYQGLDKASKKWHICVLFPHMKDSYWVGVDYGIADQAKQLGIKATIFQAGGYTEAAKQVAQYNDCVALGVDAIVIGAISEAGLAKSMTEGKAKGIVQVGVINPLQGDVADAKIYANYDVAAEAGAKFLADKFKGNADHVKLLHFPGPQGSGWAEASTEGVKRGIEGSKIDLLDAKYGDTGKSIQLQLVEDALQTYDDISIIYGTAVTAEVAKQALQEAGVDRDITVASYYSNEGIVDLVKKGEVSATVTESPVMEARIAVDLAVRILEKKEHYKHLNPAMSIVTKDNIDSMDLTRSFAPADWKPVYSVD